The Mastomys coucha isolate ucsf_1 unplaced genomic scaffold, UCSF_Mcou_1 pScaffold4, whole genome shotgun sequence genome has a segment encoding these proteins:
- the LOC116075816 gene encoding olfactory receptor 6C2-like produces the protein MRNHTAITTFILLGLTDDPKLQVLIFLFLFLTYMLSVTGNLTIITLTLLDPHLKTPMYFFLRNFSFLEVSFTTVCIPRFLYMMATGDNTVTYNACATQLFFVVLFGATEFFLLAAMSYDRYVAICKPLHYTTIMNNRVCTVLVLSCWFAGLLIILPPLGLGLQLEFCDSNVIDHFGCDASPILQITCSDTVFIEKIVLAFAILTLIITLVCVVLSYTYIIKTILKFPSAQQRKKAFSTCSSHMIVVSITYGSCIFIYIKPSAKEGVAINKVVSVLTTSVAPLLNPFIYTLRNKQVKEAFKDTIKRIVFLTKK, from the coding sequence ATGAGAAATCATACAGCAATAACAACATTCATCCTGCTGGGGCTGACAGATGACCCAAAACTACAGGttctaatttttctatttttatttctcaccTACATGTTAAGTGTGACTGGGAACCTCACCATTATCACTCTGACACTTTTGGATCCCCATCTTAAAACGCCCATGTACTTTTTTCTCCGAAACTTCTCTTTCTTAGAAGTCTCATTCACTACAGTATGTATTCCCAGATTCCTATACATGATGGCTACAGGAGATAACACCGTTACTTACAATGCTTGTGCCACtcagttgttttttgttgtccTCTTTGGAGCAACGGAATTTTTCCTCCTGGCCGCCATGTCCTATGATCGCTACGTAGCCATCTGCAAGCCCCTGCACTATACCACCATCATGAACAACCGAGTGTGCACAGTTCTTGTCCTCTCCTGTTGGTTTGCTGGCCTGTTGATCATCCTCCCACCTCTTGGCCTAGGCCTCCAGCTAGAGTTCTGTGACTCCAATGTGATTGATCATTTTGGCTGTGACGCCTCTCCCATTCTTCAGATAACCTGCTCAGACACAGTCTTTATAGAGAAAATTGTCTTAGCATTTGCCATACTGACACTCATTATTACTCTGGTGTGTGTTGTTCTCTCCTACACATACATCATCAAGACCATTTTAAAGTTTCCCTCTGCCCAACAAAGGAAAAAGGCCTTCTCTACCTGCTCTTCCCACATGATTGTGGTTTCCATCACCTATGGCAGCTGCATCTTCATCTACATTAAACCTTCAGCAAAGGAAGGGGTAGCCATCAATAAGGTTGTGTCTGTGCTCACAACATCAGTTGCCCCTTTGCTCAACCCATTCATTTATACACTGcgaaacaagcaagtgaaagaggCCTTCAAAGACACCATAAAACGAATTGTCTTTCTCACTAAGAAGTAA